In Methanothermus fervidus DSM 2088, a single genomic region encodes these proteins:
- a CDS encoding Pseudomurein-binding repeat protein (InterPro IPR018975~KEGG: mth:MTH144 hypothetical protein~PFAM: Pseudomurein-binding repeat~SPTR: O26247 Putative uncharacterized protein), with protein MCQCENLYIGYNLATNKEQILVPADKMESMRIEEYREFINEILEFKDQNGTLPKYIVLNGVKFKKHEYIQIIETMNEFILETGRNPKRIHL; from the coding sequence TTGTGCCAATGTGAAAATTTATATATAGGTTATAATTTAGCTACTAATAAAGAACAGATATTGGTACCGGCTGATAAAATGGAAAGTATGAGAATAGAGGAATATCGAGAGTTCATCAATGAAATACTAGAATTTAAGGATCAGAACGGTACATTGCCCAAATATATTGTTTTGAATGGAGTTAAATTCAAAAAACATGAATATATTCAAATAATTGAAACTATGAATGAATTCATTTTAGAAACTGGACGGAACCCAAAACGTATACATCTATGA
- a CDS encoding protein of unknown function DUF556 (COGs: COG1891 conserved hypothetical protein~InterPro IPR007565~KEGG: mth:MTH141 hypothetical protein~PFAM: protein of unknown function DUF556~SPTR: O26244 UPF0264 protein MTH_141~PFAM: Protein of unknown function (DUF556)), which yields MLLLVSPINTKEAKEAIEGGADIIDVKNPKEGSLGANFPWVIKSIKEIIPKDKLLSATVGDIDYKPGTVSLAVLGAVTSGADYVKIGLYGTKNYEQALEVMKNAVKTVEYSESEAFVVAAGYGDAKRVNSVDPMEIPNIAADADADVAMLDTAIKDGKCLLDFLNLNELAEFVENSHDHGLKCALAGSLKKEHVKLLHEIGCDIVGIRGAACIGGDRNKGYIHRSAVSELKNIIKGF from the coding sequence TTGTTATTGTTAGTAAGTCCAATTAATACAAAAGAAGCGAAAGAAGCCATAGAAGGTGGCGCAGACATAATAGATGTAAAAAATCCTAAAGAAGGATCTTTAGGTGCGAATTTTCCTTGGGTTATAAAATCTATAAAAGAAATAATACCAAAAGATAAATTACTTAGCGCTACTGTAGGTGACATTGATTATAAACCAGGAACTGTGTCATTAGCTGTACTTGGTGCAGTAACATCAGGAGCTGACTATGTAAAAATAGGATTATATGGAACTAAAAATTATGAACAAGCACTAGAAGTTATGAAAAATGCTGTTAAAACTGTAGAATATAGTGAATCTGAAGCATTTGTTGTAGCAGCTGGTTATGGAGATGCTAAACGCGTAAATTCTGTAGATCCTATGGAAATTCCAAACATAGCTGCAGATGCGGATGCAGATGTTGCAATGTTAGATACAGCCATAAAGGATGGTAAATGCCTTTTAGATTTTTTAAATTTAAATGAACTTGCAGAATTTGTAGAAAATTCACACGATCATGGTCTCAAGTGTGCACTAGCTGGATCATTGAAAAAAGAACATGTAAAATTATTACATGAGATTGGATGTGATATTGTAGGCATAAGAGGCGCTGCTTGTATTGGCGGTGATCGTAACAAAGGTTACATCCATCGTTCTGCAGTTTCAGAACTTAAAAATATTATTAAAGGTTTTTAG
- a CDS encoding Protein of unknown function DUF2304 (COGs: COG2456 conserved hypothetical protein~InterPro IPR019277~KEGG: mth:MTH137 hypothetical protein~PFAM: Protein of unknown function DUF2304~SPTR: O26240 Uncharacterized protein MTH_137~PFAM: Uncharacterized conserved protein (DUF2304)) gives MIYVIAFFIAIIGIIITIKKFREGKISSPPFIFWIFVWSFLLLVSIFPKFTTILAKIFGIGRGLDIIIIIAILGCYYLLFKIYLMIEDLKTEISEIIHKLALNEGEDEDRDRD, from the coding sequence ATGATATATGTAATTGCGTTTTTTATTGCAATCATTGGGATCATAATAACAATTAAAAAATTTAGAGAAGGAAAAATATCTTCTCCCCCCTTCATATTTTGGATTTTTGTATGGTCATTTTTATTGTTAGTATCTATATTTCCAAAATTTACAACCATACTTGCCAAAATTTTTGGAATTGGACGAGGACTTGACATTATTATAATAATAGCAATACTTGGTTGTTACTACTTACTTTTCAAAATATATTTAATGATAGAAGATTTAAAGACCGAAATATCAGAGATTATTCACAAATTAGCCTTAAATGAGGGTGAAGATGAAGATAGGGATCGTGACTGA
- a CDS encoding putative transcriptional regulator, ModE family (InterPro IPR000847: IPR011991~KEGG: msi:Msm_1390 LysR family transcriptional regulator~PFAM: regulatory protein LysR~SPTR: A5UN17 Transcriptional regulator, LysR family~PFAM: Bacterial regulatory helix-turn-helix protein, lysR family) — protein MDEKVLLNLKINGERINHKVLEGLRYIHKTCSQRKASEILGISPPALNRYIRETETKIGEKLIKSKNTGSELTSFGMKILKIYDRYLSRLKDFDRIVVCGGYISSNLIGKLAENHGTDIFIYASNDYEALQMARKYIPDILTLDDPLLAYKNDLNFIPIAYDYLSIVSKKKINKLEKLGELKFINVPYTSQRFGLEVLKEKKIKCNIDVKMRSPYDAFFFAKEKEDFYTFLNASKFQGSNLLKNETRHVISIIPIKEKREIKRFIDFILGEGQKIVEKEGFISINR, from the coding sequence ATGGATGAAAAAGTACTTTTAAATTTAAAAATAAATGGTGAAAGAATTAATCATAAAGTACTTGAAGGTCTAAGATATATTCACAAAACATGTTCTCAAAGAAAAGCTTCTGAGATATTAGGGATTTCTCCTCCTGCATTAAATAGATATATTCGAGAAACTGAAACCAAAATCGGAGAAAAATTAATTAAATCTAAAAATACTGGTTCTGAATTAACTAGTTTTGGCATGAAAATTTTAAAAATATATGATAGATATCTCAGCAGATTAAAAGATTTTGACAGAATTGTAGTGTGTGGAGGATATATTTCAAGCAACCTTATTGGGAAATTAGCTGAAAACCATGGCACAGATATTTTCATTTATGCAAGTAATGATTATGAAGCATTACAGATGGCAAGGAAATACATTCCAGATATTTTAACATTGGATGATCCACTATTAGCTTATAAAAATGACTTAAATTTTATTCCTATAGCTTATGATTATCTTTCTATAGTTTCAAAAAAGAAAATTAATAAGTTAGAAAAATTAGGAGAACTAAAATTTATTAATGTACCATATACTTCTCAGAGGTTTGGATTAGAAGTTTTGAAAGAGAAAAAAATAAAATGTAATATAGATGTTAAAATGAGGTCTCCTTATGATGCATTTTTCTTTGCAAAAGAAAAAGAAGATTTTTATACATTTTTGAATGCAAGTAAATTCCAGGGATCAAATTTATTGAAAAATGAAACTAGGCATGTGATAAGCATAATCCCAATAAAAGAAAAAAGAGAAATCAAAAGATTTATAGATTTCATTCTTGGAGAAGGACAGAAAATTGTAGAAAAGGAAGGATTTATAAGCATAAATAGGTGA
- a CDS encoding iron (metal) dependent repressor, DtxR family (COGs: COG1321 Mn-dependent transcriptional regulator protein~InterPro IPR001367: IPR008988: IPR007167~KEGG: mth:MTH214 iron repressor~PFAM: iron dependent repressor; FeoA family protein~SMART: iron dependent repressor~SPTR: O26316 Iron repressor~PFAM: FeoA domain; Iron dependent repressor, metal binding and dimerisation domain; Iron dependent repressor, N-terminal DNA binding domain), which yields MKKKISQNIEEYLETIYRLCQKYSYAKTSSISKNLGVAPASVTQMLIKLKRDNYVKYNPYKGAKLTNKGIKVAENIIRKHQLLEKFLYEILGIEKKFVHEYACKMEHNLPDEVERKLCQFLKFPTCCPHGRVIPACNFNFKTCVECTKSKNFNYRDLILVPLVYMQEGKRAVISFIRGNEKFVKNVMDLGLNIGDEIKIIENNPITGIIEIKTSEKTLEIERKVAANIFLNRNNKENHG from the coding sequence GTGAAGAAAAAAATTAGTCAAAATATAGAGGAGTATTTAGAGACAATATATAGGCTGTGTCAGAAATATTCTTATGCAAAAACTTCATCGATTTCAAAAAATCTTGGCGTTGCTCCTGCCAGCGTGACCCAAATGTTAATAAAACTTAAAAGAGATAATTACGTTAAATATAATCCATATAAAGGAGCTAAATTAACAAACAAAGGTATAAAGGTTGCAGAAAATATTATTAGGAAACACCAACTATTAGAAAAATTTCTATATGAAATTCTTGGAATAGAGAAAAAATTTGTGCATGAATATGCATGTAAGATGGAACATAATCTACCTGATGAAGTGGAAAGAAAATTATGCCAGTTTTTGAAATTTCCAACCTGTTGTCCTCATGGAAGGGTAATTCCTGCATGTAACTTCAATTTCAAAACATGTGTTGAATGTACTAAATCTAAAAACTTTAATTATAGAGATTTAATTCTTGTCCCACTTGTTTATATGCAAGAAGGAAAAAGAGCGGTCATTTCATTTATCAGGGGTAATGAAAAATTTGTTAAAAATGTAATGGATTTGGGACTTAACATTGGAGATGAAATAAAAATAATTGAAAATAATCCAATTACAGGAATAATAGAAATAAAAACGTCTGAAAAAACTTTAGAAATTGAAAGAAAAGTAGCTGCAAATATTTTTTTAAATAGAAATAATAAAGAGAATCATGGATGA
- a CDS encoding cytidine kinase ;inosine-guanosine kinase (COGs: COG0524 Sugar kinase ribokinase family~InterPro IPR002173: IPR011611: IPR002139~KEGG: mth:MTH1544 ribokinase~PFAM: PfkB domain protein~SPTR: O27587 Uncharacterized sugar kinase MTH_1544~PFAM: pfkB family carbohydrate kinase): MTIDILAVGHTAFDYIMQVEDFPSPNSSVKVEKLENLHGGAAANVAVAVQKLGFKSGLVSAVGEDFKKTEYYEKLKKMNINMEGIIEIENYKTPRAFVVTNSKNDQISYFYWGAAEKFEDLDPPKEVIKKAKIIHLATGNPKFNIRCGKIAKKYNKIVSADPGQDLYLYSSKNLKEMLSTCDILFGNHHEIRKIKKKTNEKDLRKLGPKIVVETYGKEGSIIHSKNMIKIKALGRKVVDPTGAGDSYRAGFLVSYLKGNDLETCGKFATTVASFVIESEGSQTNLPTFEDVKYRYEKHWGKLKFLE; the protein is encoded by the coding sequence TTGACAATCGATATTCTTGCGGTTGGACATACAGCATTTGATTATATTATGCAAGTGGAAGATTTTCCATCGCCAAATTCTTCAGTAAAGGTTGAAAAATTAGAAAATTTACATGGTGGTGCAGCTGCAAATGTTGCAGTTGCAGTTCAAAAATTAGGATTTAAATCAGGACTTGTGTCAGCAGTTGGAGAAGACTTTAAAAAAACAGAATATTATGAAAAATTAAAAAAGATGAATATAAATATGGAAGGAATAATAGAAATAGAAAATTATAAAACACCAAGAGCTTTTGTTGTTACGAACTCAAAAAACGATCAAATTAGTTATTTTTATTGGGGTGCGGCTGAAAAATTTGAAGATTTAGATCCGCCAAAAGAAGTTATAAAAAAAGCTAAAATTATTCATTTAGCAACTGGTAATCCAAAATTTAATATTCGTTGCGGTAAAATTGCAAAAAAATATAACAAAATAGTTTCTGCTGATCCTGGTCAAGACCTTTACTTATATTCATCAAAAAATTTGAAGGAAATGTTAAGTACTTGTGATATTCTCTTTGGTAATCATCATGAAATTAGGAAGATAAAGAAAAAAACTAATGAAAAAGATTTAAGAAAGTTAGGTCCTAAAATTGTAGTTGAAACTTATGGTAAAGAAGGTAGTATTATTCATTCAAAAAATATGATAAAAATAAAAGCTTTAGGTAGAAAAGTTGTTGATCCAACTGGAGCAGGAGATTCGTACAGAGCAGGATTTCTAGTATCATATCTGAAAGGAAATGACCTTGAAACTTGTGGAAAATTTGCAACAACAGTAGCATCGTTTGTAATAGAGTCTGAAGGTTCCCAAACCAACTTACCAACATTTGAAGATGTTAAATATCGTTATGAGAAGCATTGGGGCAAACTAAAATTTTTGGAGTGA
- a CDS encoding glycosyl transferase group 1 (COGs: COG0438 Glycosyltransferase~InterPro IPR001296~KEGG: mth:MTH138 GlcNAc-phosphatidylinositol related biosynthetic protein~PFAM: glycosyl transferase group 1~SPTR: O26241 GlcNAc-phosphatidylinositol related biosynthetic protein~PFAM: Glycosyl transferases group 1), whose product MKIGIVTEYFPRSEKFEIRGGAEGCAFNEALYLSKNHDVIVLTSREKGMPPSYKIGKIKVITCGLERKYTQSGSFFKRIIFMIDAYLKSRKFDFDIVIGYNFITHSIAWLISKSKGIPVVARYHDVWIGEWTKNIGISGIFGEFLERFNLSRNFDAIFAVSNYTKNKLKKYADSNKIEVIPNIVDINVPEVDKSNNPTIVCVSRLVKYKRVEDLIRAIHIIKKDIPNIRCKIVGTGPMLNYLKELTKKLNIEKNIEFCGFIEKHEDVLKIIKSAHVFCIPSIVEGFGIVVIEAMGCQVPFVATKIPAIVESTGMKGGLFFKPTDYVDLANKIKKILTNKRLYTKLKKECKDKYKEYSRDNIGKILEMKLKEILSKPKK is encoded by the coding sequence ATGAAGATAGGGATCGTGACTGAGTATTTTCCAAGGAGTGAAAAGTTTGAGATTAGGGGTGGAGCAGAAGGTTGTGCATTTAATGAAGCACTATATTTATCTAAAAATCATGATGTAATTGTCTTAACTTCTAGAGAAAAAGGAATGCCTCCTTCATATAAAATCGGCAAAATAAAAGTTATTACTTGTGGTTTAGAAAGAAAATACACACAAAGTGGTTCTTTTTTTAAAAGAATAATTTTTATGATAGATGCATATCTAAAAAGTAGAAAATTTGATTTTGATATTGTAATTGGTTATAATTTTATTACACATTCTATTGCATGGTTAATATCAAAAAGTAAGGGCATACCTGTAGTAGCTCGCTATCATGATGTTTGGATAGGTGAATGGACAAAAAATATAGGTATAAGTGGTATTTTTGGGGAATTTTTAGAAAGATTTAATCTTTCACGAAACTTTGATGCAATATTTGCTGTATCAAACTATACAAAAAATAAATTGAAAAAATATGCTGATAGCAACAAAATTGAAGTTATACCAAATATCGTGGATATAAATGTACCCGAAGTGGATAAAAGTAATAATCCCACAATAGTATGTGTTTCAAGGCTTGTAAAATACAAAAGAGTTGAAGATCTCATAAGAGCTATACATATAATTAAAAAAGATATCCCAAATATTAGATGTAAGATTGTAGGAACAGGTCCTATGTTAAATTACTTAAAGGAATTGACAAAAAAACTTAATATTGAAAAAAACATAGAATTTTGTGGATTTATCGAAAAACATGAAGATGTTCTAAAAATAATTAAATCTGCACATGTTTTTTGTATTCCTAGTATTGTAGAAGGATTTGGAATCGTAGTTATAGAAGCAATGGGTTGTCAAGTTCCATTTGTGGCAACAAAAATCCCTGCAATAGTTGAATCTACAGGCATGAAAGGAGGTTTATTCTTTAAGCCTACAGATTATGTGGACCTCGCTAACAAAATTAAAAAAATTTTAACAAATAAAAGACTTTACACAAAACTTAAAAAGGAATGTAAAGACAAATACAAGGAATATAGTAGAGACAACATTGGTAAAATTTTAGAAATGAAATTAAAAGAAATACTTTCAAAACCAAAAAAGTAA
- a CDS encoding inosine-5'-monophosphate dehydrogenase (COGs: COG0516 IMP dehydrogenase/GMP reductase~InterPro IPR000644: IPR015875: IPR001093: IPR013785: IPR 018529: IPR005990~KEGG: mth:MTH142 inosine-5'-monophosphate dehydrogenase~PFAM: IMP dehydrogenase/GMP reductase; CBS domain containing protein~PRIAM: IMP dehydrogenase~SMART: CBS domain containing protein~SPTR: O26245 Inosine-5'-monophosphate dehydrogenase~TIGRFAM: inosine-5'-monophosphate dehydrogenase~PFAM: CBS domain; IMP dehydrogenase / GMP reductase domain~TIGRFAM: inosine-5'-monophosphate dehydrogenase), translating into MYREKLEKAKTAYTFDDFLLVPQASWVEPKDVDTKTRVTRNYEINIPILSSAMDTVTEAEMAIALAREGGLGVIHRNMSTKEQVEEIKKVKRSGDITIRDVITVDPDAPISEAYEIMKRENISGLPVVVDDKLVGIISRRDIKPIVNSKGDKKVKEVMTSDVVTVPESITPEEALNIAYENKVERLPVVKDGKLVGIITVRDILERKKYPNACRDEEGRFLVAAAVGPFDLDRAKSLDKAGADILVIDSAHAHNMRLVKYSKIMKKNIDADLVVGNIATREAAEDLISQEVDGLKVGIGPGSMCTTRIVAGVGVPQLSAIAEVSDVAAEYDIPVIADGGIRYSGDIAKAIAVGADAVMLGNLLAGTSEAPGEIVIINGRKYKQYRGMGSLGAMTGGIGAGTDRYFQNINKKSHMKHTKLVPEGVEGVVPYRGSVKEVIFQLVGGLKASMGYCGAKTIKEMKEKAKLVRITQSGIKESHPHDLLITNESPNYPTY; encoded by the coding sequence ATGTATCGTGAAAAACTAGAGAAAGCAAAAACTGCATATACATTCGATGATTTTCTGTTAGTTCCACAAGCCTCATGGGTAGAACCTAAAGATGTAGACACAAAAACCAGAGTTACAAGAAATTATGAAATAAATATACCTATACTCAGTTCTGCCATGGATACAGTAACAGAAGCTGAGATGGCAATCGCATTAGCCCGTGAGGGTGGTTTAGGGGTAATACATAGAAACATGAGTACAAAGGAACAAGTGGAAGAAATAAAAAAAGTTAAAAGATCTGGTGATATCACAATTAGAGATGTTATAACTGTAGATCCAGATGCTCCTATTTCTGAAGCTTATGAAATAATGAAGAGGGAAAACATAAGTGGATTACCTGTTGTTGTTGACGATAAATTAGTTGGAATAATAAGTAGGAGGGATATAAAACCTATTGTAAATTCAAAAGGCGACAAAAAAGTTAAAGAAGTGATGACATCTGATGTTGTGACAGTACCTGAATCAATTACTCCTGAAGAGGCACTGAACATAGCCTATGAAAATAAGGTTGAGAGACTACCTGTTGTAAAAGATGGAAAGCTAGTAGGTATAATAACTGTTAGAGACATTCTTGAGAGAAAAAAATATCCAAACGCATGTAGAGATGAGGAAGGTAGATTCCTTGTGGCAGCAGCTGTTGGACCATTTGATTTAGATAGAGCAAAGTCTCTTGATAAGGCCGGAGCTGACATTTTGGTGATTGATAGTGCACATGCACATAATATGAGGTTGGTAAAGTACTCTAAAATAATGAAAAAAAATATTGATGCTGATTTAGTGGTTGGTAATATAGCTACGCGTGAAGCAGCTGAAGATCTCATATCTCAAGAAGTAGATGGATTAAAAGTAGGAATAGGTCCAGGATCAATGTGTACAACTAGAATAGTTGCAGGAGTTGGAGTTCCTCAATTAAGTGCAATAGCTGAAGTTAGTGACGTTGCTGCTGAGTATGATATACCAGTAATTGCAGATGGTGGTATAAGATATTCAGGAGATATTGCAAAGGCTATTGCAGTTGGGGCAGATGCTGTCATGTTAGGTAACCTTTTGGCAGGTACTTCTGAGGCTCCAGGAGAAATTGTCATAATAAATGGGCGTAAATATAAACAATATAGAGGTATGGGATCTTTAGGTGCCATGACAGGTGGAATAGGAGCAGGAACTGATCGATATTTCCAAAATATAAATAAAAAAAGCCACATGAAACATACAAAATTGGTTCCTGAAGGAGTTGAAGGTGTGGTTCCATACAGAGGTAGTGTAAAAGAAGTTATATTTCAATTGGTTGGGGGATTGAAGGCATCTATGGGATACTGTGGTGCCAAAACAATAAAGGAAATGAAAGAAAAGGCAAAATTGGTGCGTATAACTCAAAGTGGAATAAAAGAAAGTCATCCTCACGATTTATTAATAACTAATGAAAGTCCAAACTATCCTACCTATTGA
- a CDS encoding NADPH-dependent FMN reductase (COGs: COG0655 Multimeric flavodoxin WrbA~InterPro IPR005829: IPR005025~KEGG: mth:MTH135 hypothetical protein~PFAM: NADPH-dependent FMN reductase~SPTR: O26238 Conserved protein~PFAM: NADPH-dependent FMN reductase), which produces MVKVIGIVGSPRLEGNTKFLVEKALKAAEEEGAETELIHLAKYDINPCKSCMTCRKEGRCSIDDDMGKILDKIRESQGIIIGSPVYFGDISAQTKIFMDRTLPLRANGFEMRDKVGGAITVGGSRNGGQETSCMSIHNFFLIHEAIVVGDASPTAHYGGTGVGFAVGDCKDDDVGIETSENLGRRVARVALKLHRGEKW; this is translated from the coding sequence ATGGTTAAGGTTATAGGAATAGTTGGAAGTCCTAGACTTGAAGGTAATACAAAATTTTTAGTTGAAAAAGCATTAAAAGCTGCAGAAGAAGAAGGAGCTGAAACAGAACTTATACATTTAGCAAAATATGATATAAATCCATGCAAATCTTGTATGACTTGTAGAAAGGAAGGAAGATGTTCAATAGATGATGACATGGGTAAAATCTTAGATAAAATAAGAGAAAGTCAAGGAATAATTATTGGAAGCCCAGTTTACTTTGGAGACATATCTGCTCAAACAAAAATTTTCATGGATAGAACATTGCCTCTTCGTGCAAATGGGTTTGAAATGAGAGATAAAGTTGGAGGTGCAATAACAGTCGGTGGATCACGTAATGGAGGCCAAGAAACTTCATGCATGTCAATACATAATTTCTTCCTAATTCATGAAGCTATAGTTGTTGGCGATGCATCACCAACAGCTCACTATGGAGGCACAGGGGTTGGATTTGCCGTGGGAGATTGTAAAGATGATGATGTAGGCATTGAAACTTCTGAAAACCTTGGAAGAAGAGTTGCTAGGGTTGCATTAAAGTTGCATCGTGGGGAAAAATGGTAG
- a CDS encoding molybdopterin-guanine dinucleotide biosynthesis protein A, MobA (COGs: COG0746 Molybdopterin-guanine dinucleotide biosynthesis protein A~KEGG: msi:Msm_0240 molybdopterin-guanine dinucleotide biosynthesis protein A, MobA~SPTR: A5UJR7 Molybdopterin-guanine dinucleotide biosynthesis protein A, MobA~PFAM: Glycosyl transferase family 2): MIKSAIVLCGGKSRRMGQDKGLLKINGRPMILHVINSLKNFVDEIIVVLRDEKQKNKYKKVLNNLKSLKIVTDEVKDQGPLMGIFTGLKYVKSDYSLVVPCDSPFINEKFIKNMLNFLSKDLGAEAVVPKHANGKIEPLHALYHKSVRKKIHKKITKNERSVTSFVKEINAIFVSAEELDPSLKSFKNLNTPSQIS, from the coding sequence ATGATTAAATCTGCAATAGTTCTTTGTGGTGGTAAAAGTAGAAGAATGGGGCAAGATAAAGGATTATTAAAAATTAATGGTCGTCCTATGATATTGCACGTTATAAATTCTCTAAAAAATTTTGTGGATGAAATAATAGTTGTATTAAGAGATGAAAAGCAAAAAAATAAATATAAAAAAGTCCTTAATAATTTAAAATCTCTAAAAATTGTAACTGATGAGGTAAAAGATCAAGGACCATTAATGGGAATATTTACAGGATTAAAATATGTTAAGTCTGATTATTCATTGGTTGTTCCATGTGATTCGCCATTTATCAATGAAAAGTTCATAAAAAACATGCTTAATTTTTTATCTAAGGACTTAGGAGCTGAAGCTGTAGTTCCTAAACATGCAAATGGAAAAATAGAACCACTTCATGCTCTCTACCATAAGAGTGTAAGAAAAAAAATACATAAAAAAATAACAAAGAATGAAAGAAGTGTCACATCATTTGTTAAGGAGATCAATGCTATCTTTGTCTCTGCTGAAGAACTGGACCCATCATTGAAAAGTTTTAAAAATTTAAACACGCCATCACAAATATCATAG
- a CDS encoding glycosyl transferase family 2 (COGs: COG1215 Glycosyltransferase probably involved in cell wall biogenesis~InterPro IPR001173~KEGG: mst:Msp_0541 glycosyltransferase~PFAM: glycosyl transferase family 2~SPTR: Q2NGW3 Predicted glycosyltransferase~PFAM: Glycosyl transferase family 2): MVDKVMVVVPAYNEEKHIEEVVTELCERNYEVVVVNDGSEDRTREILKKLKSKYRDKLHVYHHIVNAGLGVALKTGIKAALRKNADYIVTFDADGQHDPDDIQKLLNVLKRDKADVVIGKRNFSEMPFSRRIGNIILNFITFLFYGLHVNDSQCGLRAFTRNAAEKIEIYSRGYSVSSDIIGEIKRKNLKIEEVNIKTLYTEYSLNKGTNPIEGIKIALRIMINRFRR, from the coding sequence ATGGTAGATAAAGTAATGGTAGTAGTTCCAGCATATAATGAAGAAAAACATATTGAAGAGGTAGTAACTGAATTATGCGAAAGAAATTATGAAGTGGTTGTTGTAAACGACGGATCTGAAGATAGGACAAGGGAAATATTGAAGAAGTTAAAATCAAAATATAGGGACAAGTTACATGTATATCACCACATAGTTAATGCTGGACTAGGAGTAGCATTGAAGACAGGAATAAAAGCTGCATTAAGAAAAAATGCTGACTACATAGTCACTTTTGATGCTGATGGTCAGCATGACCCTGATGATATTCAAAAACTTCTCAATGTATTGAAAAGGGACAAAGCAGATGTTGTAATTGGTAAACGAAATTTTTCAGAGATGCCATTCTCAAGAAGGATTGGAAATATCATACTTAACTTTATTACATTTCTTTTTTATGGATTACATGTAAATGATTCGCAATGTGGATTAAGAGCTTTTACAAGGAATGCAGCAGAAAAAATAGAAATCTATTCACGTGGTTATTCTGTTTCGTCTGACATAATTGGAGAAATAAAAAGGAAAAACCTTAAAATTGAAGAAGTGAATATTAAAACACTTTACACTGAATATAGCCTAAATAAAGGTACTAATCCCATAGAAGGAATTAAAATAGCTCTTAGAATAATGATAAACAGGTTTAGAAGGTAG